From Burkholderia savannae, a single genomic window includes:
- a CDS encoding sugar ABC transporter ATP-binding protein — MTAALPAVSAVSAVSAASTATADAGAARAKSDAGAPLALDVRRVVKRFNGVAALRGASLAVTRGTVHGLIGQNGAGKSTLIKMLAGLHAPDEGEIAVGGAPLATLSAAAAGSARERPARIGFIHQERLLPATFTVAEALFFPRPPTLGGASRLARLLPLDVGRMRRDCRAVLHEQFGVDLPPDRLIGELSVAEQQIVQITSALIGRHEILVFDEPTAALVSSEVDRLLQTIERLRAGGHTILYVSHYLNEIARVCDRVTVLRDGVDVAHLDARDASRDALVAAMIGAPQNADGDAADATDATDATDATDATDATDATARGATPRRERAAPRTPGEVALDVRDLALPGRFGPLSFAVRRGEVVGLTGVLGSGGKDVIRALFGLARGVRGGVALDGRPVRVRRPRDAVAHGIALVPENRVAHGVALALSVRENVVLASLPRVSRFGFMRGRREADAADALIRRLDIRPARADWPVRFLSGGNQQKVALAKWLGRASSVYLLDEPTVGVDVGAKAQIYRLIDELARSGAAVLLFSSDLTELLDVTDRVYVMARGEIVAARASAQTTTQDVLAWATLAREPRQGDAGAHDAAAAADASRDEKPAPPAAEAAA; from the coding sequence ATGACGGCGGCGCTTCCCGCCGTATCCGCCGTATCCGCTGTATCCGCCGCGTCGACAGCCACGGCCGACGCGGGCGCCGCACGCGCGAAGAGTGACGCCGGCGCGCCGCTCGCGCTCGACGTGCGGCGCGTCGTCAAGCGCTTCAACGGCGTCGCCGCGCTGCGCGGCGCGTCGCTCGCGGTGACGCGCGGCACCGTGCACGGGCTGATCGGCCAGAACGGCGCGGGCAAATCGACGCTCATCAAGATGCTCGCGGGCCTCCACGCGCCGGACGAAGGCGAGATCGCGGTCGGCGGCGCGCCGCTGGCGACGCTCTCCGCCGCGGCGGCCGGCTCCGCTCGCGAGCGGCCCGCCCGCATCGGCTTCATCCATCAGGAACGCCTGCTGCCCGCGACGTTTACGGTCGCCGAGGCGCTGTTCTTCCCGCGCCCGCCGACGCTCGGCGGCGCGTCGCGGCTCGCCCGCCTGCTGCCGCTCGACGTCGGCCGGATGCGGCGCGACTGCCGCGCGGTGCTGCACGAGCAGTTCGGCGTCGATCTGCCGCCCGATCGCCTGATCGGCGAGCTCTCCGTCGCGGAGCAGCAGATCGTGCAGATCACGAGCGCGCTGATCGGACGCCACGAGATCCTCGTGTTCGACGAGCCGACCGCCGCGCTCGTGTCGAGCGAGGTCGACCGGCTGCTGCAGACGATCGAGCGGCTGCGCGCCGGCGGCCACACGATCCTCTACGTGTCGCATTACCTGAACGAGATCGCGCGCGTGTGCGATCGGGTGACCGTGCTGCGCGACGGCGTCGACGTCGCGCATCTCGACGCGCGCGACGCGTCGCGCGATGCGCTCGTCGCCGCGATGATCGGCGCGCCGCAAAACGCCGACGGCGATGCCGCCGATGCTACCGATGCTACCGATGCTACCGATGCTACCGATGCTACCGATGCTACCGATGCTACCGCTCGCGGCGCGACGCCGCGCCGCGAGCGGGCCGCGCCGCGCACGCCGGGCGAGGTCGCGCTCGACGTGCGCGACCTCGCGCTGCCCGGCCGCTTCGGCCCGCTGTCGTTTGCGGTGCGGCGCGGCGAGGTCGTCGGCCTGACGGGCGTGCTCGGCTCGGGCGGCAAGGACGTGATCCGCGCGCTCTTCGGCCTCGCGCGCGGCGTGCGCGGCGGCGTCGCGCTCGACGGCCGTCCCGTGCGCGTGCGCCGGCCGCGCGACGCGGTCGCGCACGGCATCGCGCTCGTGCCGGAGAACCGCGTCGCGCACGGCGTCGCGCTCGCGTTGTCGGTGCGCGAGAACGTCGTGCTCGCGAGCCTGCCGCGCGTGTCGCGCTTCGGCTTCATGCGCGGCCGCCGCGAAGCCGACGCCGCCGACGCGCTGATCCGCCGGCTCGACATCCGCCCCGCGCGCGCCGACTGGCCGGTGCGCTTCCTGTCGGGCGGCAACCAGCAGAAGGTCGCGCTCGCGAAGTGGCTCGGGCGCGCGTCGTCGGTCTATCTGCTCGACGAGCCGACGGTCGGCGTCGACGTCGGCGCAAAGGCCCAGATCTACCGGCTGATCGACGAGCTCGCGCGCTCGGGCGCCGCCGTGCTGCTGTTTTCGAGCGACCTGACCGAGCTGCTCGACGTGACCGATCGCGTGTACGTGATGGCGCGCGGCGAGATCGTCGCGGCGCGCGCGTCCGCGCAAACGACGACGCAGGACGTGCTCGCGTGGGCGACGCTCGCGCGCGAGCCGCGGCAAGGCGATGCCGGCGCGCACGATGCGGCGGCCGCCGCCGACGCGTCGCGCGACGAGAAGCCGGCGCCGCCCGCCGCGGAGGCGGCGGCATGA
- a CDS encoding ABC transporter permease — protein MSRGAFDLGRPATTTRRANDAAAAQRPHARGRALGHALDRRALLRGGAWLALAFVFAGFSIGSPLFLTFANLGNVLQQSTVTGLLAFGLTIVMIGGGADAVKGGLDLSIAANLGLCAAVFAVLTRDGHGDAFAIAATCATGVTVGAVNAWAVAWLRILPLLATLTTMNVCAGLELVLTENTPVPSASPLLGALVGAGPFGAAWLAYALVGVAAALGVLVHRTRYGLRLHAVGAHRAAALAAGVDARRHVASSYLASGLSAALAALASSALLSGSAPGAGDYLLPVVAAVLLGVAFSRRLVPTIPGTLVAVLFVGVLANGFQLNNVSSYWVSGVEGALILFVVAAVALLRRRQSEGPFDA, from the coding sequence ATGAGCCGCGGCGCATTCGATCTCGGCCGCCCGGCCACGACGACGCGGCGCGCGAATGACGCGGCGGCCGCGCAACGCCCGCACGCGCGCGGCCGCGCCCTCGGCCATGCGCTCGACCGCCGCGCCCTCCTTCGCGGCGGCGCATGGCTTGCGCTCGCTTTCGTATTCGCGGGCTTTTCGATCGGCTCGCCGCTCTTCCTGACATTCGCGAACCTCGGCAACGTGCTGCAGCAAAGCACCGTCACCGGCCTGCTCGCGTTCGGCCTGACGATCGTGATGATCGGCGGCGGCGCGGACGCGGTCAAAGGCGGGCTCGACCTGTCGATCGCGGCCAATCTCGGCCTGTGCGCGGCGGTGTTCGCAGTCCTCACGCGCGACGGGCACGGCGACGCGTTCGCGATCGCCGCGACCTGCGCGACGGGCGTCACGGTCGGCGCGGTGAACGCGTGGGCGGTCGCGTGGCTGCGAATCCTGCCGCTCCTCGCGACGCTGACGACGATGAACGTCTGCGCGGGCCTCGAGCTCGTGCTGACCGAGAACACGCCGGTGCCGTCGGCGAGCCCGCTGCTCGGCGCGCTCGTCGGCGCGGGCCCGTTCGGCGCGGCGTGGCTGGCTTACGCGCTCGTCGGCGTCGCGGCCGCGCTCGGCGTGCTCGTTCACCGAACCCGCTACGGGCTGCGGCTGCACGCGGTCGGCGCGCATCGCGCGGCGGCGCTCGCCGCGGGCGTCGACGCGCGCCGCCACGTCGCGTCGAGCTATCTCGCAAGCGGCCTGTCCGCCGCGCTCGCCGCGCTCGCGTCGTCGGCGCTCCTGAGCGGCAGCGCGCCCGGCGCGGGCGACTACCTGCTGCCCGTCGTCGCCGCGGTGCTGCTCGGCGTGGCGTTCTCGCGACGGCTCGTGCCGACGATCCCCGGCACGCTCGTCGCCGTCCTGTTCGTCGGCGTGCTCGCGAACGGCTTTCAGTTGAACAACGTGTCGAGCTATTGGGTAAGCGGCGTCGAGGGCGCGCTGATTCTCTTCGTCGTCGCGGCCGTCGCGCTGCTGCGCCGGCGCCAGTCGGAGGGTCCCTTCGATGCATGA
- a CDS encoding ABC transporter permease, whose translation MHDAFDRLQRFAAVGALVAVLAFFAVAAPGFATLANVERVLVNNFALLAIAALGMTLALSIRAIDLSLGTAIDVASLAFVAALAHRAGFAPAALAGLGAALAVGAGNALLVTRLGIAPFLATLGTLFIGQTIQQLATGGGQPIYLLSAAPPPAFDALAHGVWFGVALPLWIVAALAIALHLALEHSTLGRQARALGAQPGVARYSGLRVGALAAGAFVASALIYGTAGLVLSSTVKSYAPQAGNAYLLNAIGATFIGATLSATRRPNVVGTLVGVLLVSFVANGLLLIGWNFYWQQVASGALVFAVLVLGSAFGRGRLAREAGHA comes from the coding sequence ATGCATGACGCATTCGATCGCCTGCAACGCTTCGCCGCCGTCGGCGCGCTGGTCGCCGTTCTCGCGTTCTTCGCGGTCGCGGCGCCCGGCTTCGCGACGCTCGCGAACGTCGAGCGCGTGCTCGTCAACAACTTCGCCCTCCTCGCGATCGCCGCGCTCGGGATGACGCTCGCGCTGTCGATCCGCGCGATCGATCTGTCGCTCGGCACCGCGATCGACGTCGCGAGCCTCGCGTTCGTCGCGGCGCTCGCGCATCGCGCGGGCTTCGCACCCGCCGCGCTCGCGGGCCTCGGCGCGGCGCTCGCGGTGGGCGCGGGCAATGCGCTGCTCGTCACGCGGCTCGGGATCGCGCCGTTTCTCGCGACGCTCGGCACGCTCTTCATCGGCCAGACGATCCAGCAGCTCGCGACGGGCGGCGGACAGCCGATCTACCTGCTGAGCGCCGCTCCGCCGCCCGCGTTCGACGCGCTCGCGCACGGCGTCTGGTTCGGCGTCGCGCTGCCGCTGTGGATCGTCGCCGCGCTCGCGATCGCGCTGCATCTCGCACTCGAGCATTCGACGCTCGGCCGGCAGGCACGCGCGCTCGGCGCGCAACCGGGCGTCGCGCGCTACTCGGGGCTGCGCGTCGGCGCGCTCGCGGCGGGCGCGTTCGTCGCGAGCGCGCTGATCTACGGCACCGCCGGGCTCGTGTTGTCGTCGACGGTCAAGTCGTACGCGCCGCAAGCGGGCAACGCGTATCTGCTGAACGCGATCGGCGCGACGTTCATCGGCGCGACGCTATCCGCGACGCGCCGGCCGAACGTCGTCGGCACGCTGGTCGGCGTGCTGCTCGTCAGCTTCGTCGCGAACGGGCTGCTCCTCATCGGGTGGAATTTCTACTGGCAGCAGGTGGCGAGCGGCGCGCTCGTGTTCGCGGTGCTCGTGCTCGGGTCCGCATTCGGGCGCGGACGCCTCGCGCGCGAGGCGGGCCACGCGTGA
- a CDS encoding TonB-dependent siderophore receptor gives MGSEGCIPPIVNESSIMDSFCNRQYRQYRQYRQYRQYRQYRQYRQARGGAFAAPALVPAEPAEPAEPAEPAAHAARPSRAHGRAHAAQRSEQRRSEAPAPQFAPRRIVKSVAAAALFAAFAAPAASKAAEPAAAMRAYDIPAGPLDAALTRFGREAGILLSFPGELAAGLQSPGLHGRADTAAALDRLLTGTGLVAVTQPSGGYTLVKLSAAPAAPGAGAALAADTTLPTVSVRASGLHADSYRPPREAAGLRSDAPLAEVPQAVNIVPQQVLRDQRPRNLDDALANVSGITQGNTLGSTQDTVMKRGFGDNRDGSVMRNGMPIVQGRSLNATTDSVEVLKGPASLLYGIMDPGGVINVVTKQPQLARYNAISVLGSTYGHGRNGGEVTFDSTGAIGDSRLAYRLIVDQTNEQYWRNYGEHRETLVAPSLAWYGRDTQVVLSYEYRRFLMPFDRGTALDPRTGEPLAIPARRRLDEPFNDMRGESNLAQLTVDHRLAPDWKVHLGYSYNRETYDANQIRITAIDPLKGTLTRSNDATHGSRSTDSYGIAYVDGRVTLAGMRHDVQFGVDSEYRRVYRADMLRQSIKTPFSYLNPTYGLIPPSTTVSASDSDQSDTLHTASLFFQDSVHLTDKWILVGGARFVRYSQIAGRGRPFRVNTNLSGTKWLPRAGIVYKWNDALSLYGSYTQSLKPTSKIAPMTGGYVIDGSTAPEEGASWELGAKLDMPSGLTGTLAFFNIDKKNVLVSQYNDATSQTDWRTSGRARSRGIELDVSGRIGERWNVIASYAYIDAKTTEDPLYAGNRLWNVARHTASLAAVYDVGTVFGGDDLRIGAAGRYVGARPGDSANSFTLPAYATADAFATYDTRIGKQKLQFQLNVKNLFNRTYYPSSVNRYFVSIGDARQVSLLTTLQF, from the coding sequence ATGGGAAGTGAAGGCTGCATTCCACCCATCGTCAACGAGTCATCGATCATGGATTCATTCTGCAATCGCCAATATCGCCAATATCGCCAATATCGCCAATATCGCCAATATCGCCAATATCGCCAATATCGCCAGGCGCGCGGCGGCGCGTTTGCCGCCCCGGCGCTCGTGCCGGCCGAACCGGCTGAACCCGCTGAACCCGCTGAACCGGCGGCGCACGCCGCGCGTCCGTCTCGTGCGCATGGCCGCGCGCATGCGGCGCAGCGAAGCGAGCAGCGGCGGAGCGAGGCGCCCGCGCCGCAGTTCGCGCCCCGTCGCATCGTCAAGAGCGTCGCCGCCGCCGCGCTGTTCGCGGCGTTCGCCGCGCCCGCCGCATCGAAGGCCGCCGAGCCGGCCGCCGCGATGCGCGCGTACGACATCCCGGCCGGCCCGCTCGACGCCGCGCTGACCCGCTTCGGCCGCGAGGCGGGCATTCTGTTGTCGTTCCCCGGCGAGCTGGCGGCCGGCTTGCAAAGCCCCGGCCTGCACGGCCGCGCCGACACGGCGGCGGCGCTCGACCGGCTGCTGACGGGCACGGGCCTTGTGGCCGTGACGCAGCCGAGCGGCGGCTATACGCTCGTCAAGCTGTCCGCCGCGCCGGCCGCGCCGGGCGCGGGCGCCGCGCTCGCGGCCGACACGACGCTGCCCACCGTCTCGGTGCGCGCGAGCGGCCTGCACGCGGACAGCTACCGGCCGCCGCGCGAGGCCGCGGGCCTGCGCAGCGACGCGCCGCTCGCCGAGGTGCCGCAGGCCGTCAACATCGTGCCGCAGCAGGTGCTGCGCGACCAGCGCCCGCGCAACCTCGACGACGCGCTCGCGAACGTGAGCGGCATCACGCAGGGCAACACGCTCGGCAGCACGCAGGACACGGTCATGAAGCGCGGCTTCGGCGACAACCGCGACGGCTCGGTGATGCGCAACGGAATGCCGATCGTGCAGGGGCGCTCGCTGAACGCGACGACGGACAGCGTCGAAGTGCTGAAGGGGCCGGCGTCGCTGCTGTACGGGATCATGGACCCGGGCGGCGTGATCAACGTCGTCACGAAGCAGCCGCAGCTCGCGCGCTACAACGCGATCTCGGTGCTCGGCTCGACCTACGGGCACGGCAGGAACGGCGGCGAAGTCACGTTCGACTCGACGGGCGCGATCGGCGATTCGCGGCTCGCGTACCGCCTGATCGTCGATCAGACGAACGAACAGTACTGGCGCAACTACGGCGAGCATCGCGAGACGCTCGTCGCGCCGTCGCTCGCGTGGTACGGCCGCGATACGCAGGTGGTGCTGTCGTACGAGTACCGGCGCTTCCTGATGCCGTTCGACCGGGGCACCGCGCTCGATCCGCGCACCGGCGAGCCGCTCGCGATTCCCGCGCGGCGGCGCCTCGACGAGCCGTTCAACGACATGCGCGGCGAATCGAATCTTGCGCAACTAACGGTCGACCATCGGCTCGCGCCCGACTGGAAGGTGCACCTCGGCTACAGCTACAACCGCGAGACCTACGATGCGAACCAGATTCGCATCACGGCGATCGATCCGCTCAAGGGCACGCTCACGCGCAGCAACGACGCGACGCACGGCTCGCGCAGCACCGACAGCTACGGGATCGCGTACGTCGACGGCCGCGTCACGCTCGCCGGGATGCGGCACGACGTGCAGTTCGGCGTCGACAGCGAATACCGGCGGGTCTATCGCGCGGACATGCTGCGCCAGTCGATCAAGACGCCGTTCAGCTATCTGAATCCGACGTACGGGCTGATTCCGCCGTCGACGACCGTCTCGGCGTCCGACAGCGATCAGAGCGACACGCTGCACACCGCGTCGCTGTTCTTTCAGGACAGCGTTCACCTGACCGACAAGTGGATTCTCGTCGGCGGCGCGCGCTTCGTGCGCTACAGCCAGATCGCGGGACGCGGCCGGCCGTTCCGGGTCAACACGAACCTGAGCGGCACGAAGTGGCTGCCGCGCGCGGGCATCGTCTACAAATGGAACGACGCGCTGTCGCTGTACGGCAGCTACACGCAGTCGCTCAAGCCGACCTCGAAGATCGCGCCGATGACGGGCGGCTACGTGATCGACGGCTCGACCGCGCCCGAGGAGGGCGCGTCGTGGGAGCTCGGCGCGAAGCTCGACATGCCGAGCGGCCTGACGGGCACGCTCGCGTTCTTCAACATCGACAAGAAGAACGTGCTCGTGTCGCAGTACAACGACGCGACGAGCCAGACCGACTGGCGCACGTCCGGCCGCGCGCGCTCGCGCGGGATCGAGCTCGACGTGTCGGGGCGGATCGGCGAGCGCTGGAACGTGATCGCGAGCTATGCGTACATCGACGCGAAGACGACCGAAGACCCGCTCTACGCGGGCAACCGGCTGTGGAACGTCGCGCGGCACACGGCCTCGCTCGCGGCCGTCTACGACGTGGGCACGGTGTTCGGCGGCGACGATCTGCGGATCGGCGCGGCGGGGCGCTACGTCGGCGCGCGGCCGGGCGATTCGGCGAACAGCTTCACGCTGCCCGCGTACGCGACCGCCGATGCGTTCGCGACCTACGACACGCGGATCGGCAAGCAGAAGCTGCAGTTCCAGCTCAACGTGAAGAATCTGTTCAACCGGACTTACTACCCGTCGAGCGTGAACCGCTACTTCGTGTCGATCGGCGACGCGCGGCAGGTGTCGCTGCTGACGACGCTGCAGTTCTGA
- a CDS encoding FecR domain-containing protein translates to MSGAQRSCGSPAVPAPVARRAVQWWVELGSGHATDATRARLARWRAEDPAHDAAWRHIESVNGRLGRVADALSAQAARAALLPPRSRERRAAVKALAVLLFAGGAAWMADVDAPWRAWGADVRTAIGERRTITLADGTTVVLNTASAIDVRFDDATRRVRLLRGEIMVTSGDDAARAVARPLVIATAHGDVRPVGTRFSVRERGDATRVDVFEGAVRIAPLRAAGDAPWVTAGHGADFTRDALAGPPRAIGGGAGAWADGILVASNLRLADLLAEIDRYRAGRVRCDAAVANLRVSGTYPLDDTDRILDTLRETLPVDVEYVTRYWVTVVAARE, encoded by the coding sequence ATGAGCGGGGCGCAGCGCTCGTGCGGCTCGCCCGCGGTGCCCGCGCCCGTCGCGCGCCGCGCGGTGCAATGGTGGGTCGAGCTCGGCTCCGGGCATGCGACCGACGCAACGCGCGCGCGCCTGGCGCGCTGGCGCGCGGAAGATCCGGCGCACGACGCCGCGTGGCGCCACATCGAATCCGTCAACGGACGGCTCGGCCGCGTCGCAGACGCGCTGAGCGCGCAGGCCGCCCGGGCCGCGCTGTTGCCGCCGCGCTCGCGCGAGCGGCGCGCGGCGGTCAAGGCGCTCGCGGTGCTGCTGTTCGCGGGCGGCGCCGCATGGATGGCCGATGTCGACGCGCCGTGGCGCGCGTGGGGCGCCGACGTGCGCACGGCGATCGGCGAGCGGCGCACGATCACGCTCGCGGACGGCACGACAGTCGTCCTGAACACCGCCAGCGCGATCGACGTCCGCTTCGACGACGCAACCCGCCGCGTGCGCCTGTTGCGTGGCGAGATCATGGTGACGAGCGGCGACGACGCGGCGCGCGCCGTCGCCCGTCCGCTCGTGATCGCGACCGCGCACGGCGACGTGCGGCCGGTCGGCACGCGCTTTTCGGTGCGCGAGCGCGGCGACGCGACGCGCGTCGACGTGTTCGAGGGCGCGGTGCGGATCGCGCCGCTGCGCGCGGCGGGCGACGCGCCATGGGTCACGGCCGGGCACGGCGCGGATTTCACGCGCGACGCGCTCGCCGGGCCGCCGCGCGCGATCGGCGGCGGCGCGGGCGCGTGGGCCGACGGGATTCTCGTCGCGTCGAACCTGCGCCTCGCCGATCTGCTCGCCGAGATCGACCGCTACCGCGCGGGCCGCGTGCGCTGCGACGCGGCGGTCGCGAACCTGCGCGTGTCGGGCACGTATCCGCTCGACGATACCGACCGCATCCTCGACACGTTGCGCGAGACGCTGCCCGTCGACGTCGAATACGTGACCCGCTACTGGGTGACGGTCGTCGCGGCGCGCGAATGA
- a CDS encoding sigma-70 family RNA polymerase sigma factor, protein MPANTLPLQREIAALYTGHRGWLHGWLTKKLGCGDRAADLVHDTFIRLLARDEPIDAAEPRAFLTTVAQRVLYNHWRRERLERAYLDALAQLPQEVAPSPETRAILFETLVEIERMLDGLPAAVRRAFLLAQLDGMTHAQIAAELRVSLATVKRYLVKAGAQCYFAIAA, encoded by the coding sequence ATGCCGGCCAACACTCTGCCTTTGCAGCGAGAGATCGCTGCGCTCTACACGGGCCATCGCGGCTGGCTGCACGGCTGGCTGACGAAGAAGCTCGGCTGCGGCGATCGCGCGGCCGATCTCGTTCACGACACGTTCATCCGCCTCCTCGCGCGCGACGAGCCAATCGACGCGGCCGAGCCGCGCGCGTTCCTGACGACGGTCGCGCAGCGCGTGCTGTACAACCACTGGCGGCGCGAGCGGCTCGAGCGCGCGTATCTCGATGCGCTCGCGCAGTTGCCGCAGGAGGTCGCGCCGTCGCCGGAGACGCGCGCGATCCTGTTCGAGACGCTCGTCGAGATCGAGCGGATGCTCGACGGGCTGCCCGCCGCGGTCAGGCGCGCGTTCCTGCTCGCGCAGCTCGACGGGATGACGCATGCGCAGATCGCGGCCGAGCTGCGCGTGTCGCTCGCGACCGTCAAGCGCTACCTCGTGAAGGCGGGCGCGCAGTGCTATTTCGCGATCGCCGCATGA